From the genome of Loxodonta africana isolate mLoxAfr1 chromosome 19, mLoxAfr1.hap2, whole genome shotgun sequence:
GGAGAATGCAACCCCAAAATTGGAAAGACAGGTTGATGACCAAGATGACATTGACACAACAGGAACAACTGAGCACCCGATTCAGGAAAACAAACCCAAGAGGAAGCCAAATACTAAGAAATCACAAGACAGTAAGGGTAAGAGCTACACTCTGAGCACATTttatataagaaaacattttctcCTCCCAGGCTCTTATGAATAGGCTAAAACTGACTTTATTCCTCTCCACACCAGAAACATATAGGGAGCATGTCCTATTTCTAATCTTTTTCGATCAGAACATACAGAGATCATGGAGGGATTGGCATAAGGTAGTTAGCAGGCCAAGAGGACAGAATAGCCACAATTGACTGGTTAGCAAGAAAGCCTTAGTTTAATTCAAttttacgcacacacacacgctcgcACACACCTTTCAACAGTCTCTAATTTAACACATGGAAGTTTACTTTCCTGGATcctcaggatacaaaataaaatacagatggAAGTAGGTGCATTAACTTTTCATCCTTGGGCAAAACACAAACTTCACCAAGATGAGCCTTTTTACAAAACTGTAGTCTCAAATTCCAATCTTTGACATAAAGATTGTTTGAAGTTGGCGAAGTGGCCACTCTTGTCTTCTGGTTAACTGGCCCTTTTATATGTAACGGCCTCTCTTTTTATCAGTATAAAttctatttaataaaatattgcTGTGTGACACTGATTTCACTTCTCAAGATTGAAAATTCCAACCTCTTTGATAAATGTTTTAACTTTATAAAGCAAACGGAATAAATTCTGTCAGGCAGGGCTGGAATTTCCATTTCTTTAGGGCTTTTAGCATAAGACCTAACTCTTGAGACCTACGTGCCGTTTCTACTTCTGCTTTGTGGTCTCCAGTCCCCTATCTCATATCCTTCTCCCTGTAAGAACTCCCCCATGTACTACCTTCCCCATTTTTCTAAAGCCCATATTAATCTTGTTACAGGACAAGAAGGAGAAAGCTGTCTTAGAACTTTTGACTGTGGCCCTGGATTTTGCTGTGCTCGTCATTTTTGGACTAAGATTTGTAAACCAGTCCTATCGGAGGGACAGGTCTGCTCCAGGAGAGGTCATAAAGATACTGCTCAAGCTCCAGAAATTTTCCAGCGCTGTGACTGTGGCCCTGGACTATTATGTCGAAATCAAGTTACTAGCAATCGACAGCACGCAAGGCTAAGAGTATGCCAAAAAATCTAAAAAGCTGCAAATATTTCAAAACAAGGAAGACTCCTCATTGTACTCAAGCAGAAATCTCAGACATCAACTTAAAAATGCTTTCACACAAATATCTCTTAAAATAAGATCTTGTAGCAGCTGAAGTAGACAGACGCTAGAGAACACTGAGATACTGCCTTGTGGTGAATGAAAAATAGCTTTG
Proteins encoded in this window:
- the DKK4 gene encoding dickkopf-related protein 4; the encoded protein is MVLVFLLGLGWFCSPLGALVLDFNNIKSPADVQGARKGSQCLTDRDCNTRKFCLKPHDEKKPFCATCRGLRRRCQRNAMCCPGMLCINDVCSTMENATPKLERQVDDQDDIDTTGTTEHPIQENKPKRKPNTKKSQDSKGQEGESCLRTFDCGPGFCCARHFWTKICKPVLSEGQVCSRRGHKDTAQAPEIFQRCDCGPGLLCRNQVTSNRQHARLRVCQKI